The Salmo salar chromosome ssa19, Ssal_v3.1, whole genome shotgun sequence DNA window ctgaaatcctgcagcacccgcaaggtccccctgctcaagaatacatatacatgcccgtctgaagtttgccaatgaacatctgaatgactcagaggacaactggtgaaagtgttgtggtcagatgagaccaaaattgagctctttgacatcaactcaactcaccgtgtttggaggaggaggaatgctgcctatgaccccaagaacaccatctctaccatcaaacatggaggtggaaacattatgctttgggggtgtttttctgctaaggggacaggacaacttcaccgcatcaaagggacgatggacggggccatgtactgtcaaatcttgggtgagaacctccttccctcagccagggcattgaaaatgggtcgcggatgggtattccagcatgacaatgacccaaaacacacggccaaggcaacaaaggagtggctcaagaagaagcacattaaggtcctggagtggcctagcaagtctccagaccttaatcccttagaaaatctgtggagggagctgaaggttcgagttgacaaacgtcagcctcgaaaccttaatgacttggagaagatctgcaaagaggagtgggacaaaatccctcctgagatgtgtgcaaacctggtggccaactacaagaaacgtctgacctctgtgattgccaacaagggttttgccaccaaatactaagtcatgttttgcagaggggtcaaatacttatttccctcattgaaatgcaaatcattttataacatttttgacatgcgtttttctggatttttttgttgttattctgtctctcactgttcaaataaacctactattaaaattatagactgatcatttctttgtaagtgggcaaacgtacaaaatcagcaggggatcaaatacttttttccccccactgtagttcTGTTGCTTGTGAACCCATTTAATTCTGTAATGTAGCTTGTGAACCCATTTAGTTCTGTATTGTAGCTTGTCAACCCATTTAGTTCTGTACTGTAGCTTGTCAACCCATTTAGTTCTGTACTGTAGCTTGTGAACCCATTTAGTTCTGTACTGTAGCTTGTCAACCCATTTAGTTCTGTACTGTAGCTTGTCAACCCATTTAGTTCTGTACTGTAGCTTGTGAACCCATTTAGTTCTGTACTGTAGCTTGTGAACCCATTTAATTCTGTACTGTAGCTTGTGAACCCATTTAGGTCTGTACTGTTGCTTGTGAACCCATTTagttctgtagcttgtcaacccATTTAGTTCTGTACTGTAGCTTGTCAACCCATTTAGTTCTGTACTGTAGCTTGTGAACCCATTTAGTTCTGAACAGTAGCTTGTGAACCCATTTAGTTCTGAACAGTAGCTAGTGAACCcatttatggctttggggtagaagctggttagaagcctcttggacctagacttggcgctccggtaccgcttgctgtgcgatagcagagagcagtctatgactaaggtggctgaagtctttgaccatttttagggccttcctctgacaccgcctggtatagaggtcctggatggcaggaagcttggccccagtgatgtactgggccgtatgcattaccctctgtagtgccttgcagtcagaggccgagccgttaccataccaggcggtgatgcaaccagtcaggatgctcttgatggtgcagctgtataactttttgaggatctgagaacccatgccaaatctttttagtttcctgaggttttgtcgtgccctcttcacgactgtcttggtatgcttggaccatgttagtttgttggtgatgtggacaccaaggaacttgaagctctcaacctgctccactacagccccgtcgatgagaacggggccgtgctcggtgctccttttcctgtagtccacagtaATCTCCTTAgttttgatcacgttgagggagaggttgttgtccttgtaccacacagtcaggtctctgacctcctccctataggctgtctcatcgttgtcggtgatcaggcctaccactgttgcgtcatcagcaaacttaatgatggtgtttgtgtcgtgcctggccgtgcagtcatgagtgaacagggagtacaggaggggactgagcacgcacccctgaggggccctcgtgttgaggatcagcgtggtggatgtgttgttacctaccctcaccacctgggggcggcctgtcaggaagtccaggatccagttgcagagggaggcgtttagtcccagtgtccttagcttagtgatgagctttgagggcactatggtgttgaacgctgagctgtagtcaaggaatagcattctcacataggtgttcgttttgtccaggtgtgaaagggcagagtggagtgcaatagagattgcatcatctgtgtatctgttgatgcggtatgcaaactggagtgggtctagggtttctgggataacggtgttgatgtgagccatgaccagcctttcaaagcacttcatggatacagacgtgagtgctacgggtcggtagtcatttaggcaggttaccttcgctttctttgacagggactatggtggtctgcttgaaacatgttggtattacagactcagacagggagaggttaaaaatgtcagtgaagacacttgccagttggtcagcgcatgctcgcagtacacatcctggtaatccgtctggtcctGCGGCCTTTAATGTTAATGTTGacctgtcttactcacatcggctgcggagagcatgatcacacagtcatccagaacagctgatgctctcatgcatgtttcagtgttacttgcctcgaagcgagcatagaagttatttagctcgtctggtaggctggtgtcactaggcagctctcggctgtgcttccctttgtagtctataatagtttgcaagccctgccacatccgacgagcgtcggagccggtgtagtacgattcgatcttagtcctgaattgactctttgcctgtttgatggttcgtcggagggtttagcaggatttcttataagcttccgggttacacCACACAACTCGAggtgttatatatattttttagatgCACCCCTCTCCCCAACGGAATTTATTTTTCACATGACCCTCCCTTGTAATGTCAAAAATAATGGCACACCCTCCCACCTCATAGaattaactcaaaataatgtttacgACCACAAATAACATTAactgtagccaccctttgtttaTAAACATGGATATCAACATTGCTACTTCAGCATGCTGTTGTGGCATgcagggctacgggccagaaggttgagggtttaCCGATCACAGCTCAGCCGGCTGCAGACAACGATCAGCTAGGGGGGAATCAGATTTGAAATCAGACTTAACAAagctataaatgcaacatgtaaagttttggtaagctgaaataaaagatcccagaaatgttccatactcacagaaagcttttctctcaaattgtgtgcacaaatttgttttacatccctgttagtgacaatttttcctttgccaagataatccatccacctgacaggtgtggcatatcaagaaactgattaaacaacatgatcattaaacaggtgcaccttgtgctggggacaataaaagacgaatctaaaatgtgcagttttctcacacaacacaatgccacagatgtctcaagttttgagggagtgtgcaattggcatgctgactgcagggatgtccaacagagctgttgccagtgaatttaatgttaatttctctaccacaagccacctccaatgtcgttttagagaatctggcagcacgtccaaccggcctcacaaccgcagaccaggtgtaaccacgccagcccaggacctccacatccggcttcttcacctgcaggatgagACCAATCTGAGGGGGGGAGTATTTCTGCCTTTAATAAAACGAATTCCGtttggctggacctggctcccaatTGGGTGGGccaatgccctcccaggcccacccatggctgtgcccctgcccagtcatgttaaatacatagattagggctttttacatttatttaaattgactgatttccttctatgaactgtaactcagtaacatctttgaaattgctgcatgttgcatttatatttttgttcaatatatatttataattctataaaatatatgcaacaaATTTTCCACCAACAAATTTTCTGTGCCAATGCATCACACAATCAATAAGCAAAGCATACCGACTTAGAGcacttcaatatcatggtttgcATCTTCAGCACCATGATCAAATAGACTACGTCAATCTGGATAAACATAAAATACATCCCTCCCTACCGTGTAGATCTACCCAACATCAACAGATCACTGGCATTAGCAGACTTCCTCATATCTCATCCTGTTCTCTCCGTTCACTGCCTCTTCACGGATGTTGAGAGGTTGTATAGGCAGGACAGAGAGGGTGGACCCAGACCAATGAAGGTTGATTTAGGCCTGTGGACAGACAGTTATTGAGGTAACATATTTCCTCCATCTGAAGTGTGAGAGGGCTGTTAAACAGTAGGCTGAGGTCTGACCTCTGACCTATAGGGTAATCAGTTAGTATtgatcccaaatggaaccctaaaacctatatagtgcactactctatgtgccctggtcaaaagtagtgcactatatatggaatagggagcCACTAGGGAGGTAGTTATTGTCTGTAACCAGTCAGGGTTAGGGATCTGAGGGACTGGCCGACATGGGGCATCAGCCGAACactcacagctctctctctctctttctctgtctattttccccatctctctctcactgtctctcttttccccctgtctctctctcgctctctctctctctcttttctccatctccctctctctctctctctctcttttccccgtctccctctctctctctttttcccgtctccctctctctctcttttccccctctccctctctctctcttttccccatctccctctctctctcttttctccgtctctctctctctcttttccccgtctccctctctctctctcttttccccatctccctctctctctctctcttccccgtctccctctctctctctcttttccccgtctctctctctctctttccccgtctccctctctctctctcttttccccatctctctctctctctcttttttccccgtctcctctctctctctttcccccgtctcccctctctctctctctctttttccccgtctcctctctctcttttccccgtctccctctctctctcttttttccccgtctcctctctctctctttccccgtctccctctctctctctcttttccccatctccctctctctctctcttttccccatctccctctctctctctctcttccccgtctccctctctctctctcttttccccgtctctctctctctcttttccccgtctccctctctctctctcttttccccatctctctctctctctcttttttccccgtctcctctctctctctttcccccgtctccctctctctctctctcttttttccccgtctcctctctctctttcccccgtctccctctctctctctctcttttttccccgtctcctctctctctgctcggaATTAGCTTGCAAAAAAACTGAATAGTCTGCAGGAAACCAGACGTTAAATTACATTTCAATTTAGTCTGCCAGTTGTCCGTAGAGTTGGTCCATATGCAGAGGGTTAAGGTGGGGATAAGGGAcagtcagagaggagcagagcagaggggagagggtTAAGGTGGGGgtaagagacagtcagagaggagcagagcagaggggagagggttaaggttggggtaagagacagtcagagaggagcagagcagaggggagagggtTAAGGTGGGGGTAAGAGACAatcagagaggagcagagcagaagggagagggttaaggttggggtaagagacagtcagagaggagcagagcagaggggagagggttaaggtgggggtaggagacagtcagagaagagcagaggggagagggtTAAGGTGGGGATAAGGGAcagtcagagaggagcagagcagaggggagagggtTAAGGTGGGGgtaagagacagtcagagaggagcagagggttaAGGTGGGGgtaagagacagtcagagaggagcagagcagagggttaaggtaagggacagtcagagaggaacagaggggagaaggtgagggtaagggacagtcagagaggagcagagggttaAGGTGAGGGTAAGGGAcagtcagagaggagcagagggttaAGGTGAGGGTAAGGGAcagtcagagaggagcagagggttaAGGTGGGGgtaagagacagtcagagaggagcagagggttaAGGTGAGGGTAAGGGAcagtcagagaggagcagagggttaAGGTGAGGGTAAGGGAcagtcagagaggagcagagggttaAGGTGGGGgtaagagacagtcagagaggagcagagcagaggagcagagggttAAGGTGGGGGTAAGGGAcagtcagagaggagcagagcagaggagcagagggttAAGGTGGGGgtaagagacagtcagagaggagcagagggttaAGGTGGGGGTAAGGGAcagtcagagaggagcagagcagaggagcagagggttAAGGTGGGGgtaagagacagtcagagaggagcagagggttaAGGTGGGTAAGGGACagtcagagaggagcagggggtTAAGGTGGGGGTAAGGGAcagtcagagaggagcagagggttaATGTGGGGGTAAGGGAcagtcagagaggagcagaggggagaagggagggagggagacctcATTGTCTCCCCTCCCCAGCCCATGGTCCCCTGGCTCTCAGACCACCTCATTGTCTCTCCTCCCCAGCCCATGGTCCCCTGGCCCTCAGACCACCTCATTGTCTCTCCTCCCCAGCCCATGGTCCCCTGGCCCTCAGACCACCTCATTGTCTCTCCTCCCcagcccactgtcccctggcCCTCAGACCACCTCATTGTCTCTCCTCCCcagcccactgtcccctggcCCTCAGACCACCTCATTGTCTCTCCTCCCCAGCCCATGGTCCCCTGGCCCTCAGACCACCTCATTGTCTCTCCTCCCcagcccactgtcccctggcCCTCAGACCACCTCATTGTCTCTCCTCCCCAGCCCATGGTCCCCTGGCCCTCAGACCACCTCATTGTCTCTCCTCCCcagcccactgtcccctggcCCTCAGACCACCTCATTGTCTCTCCTCCCcagcccactgtcccctggctCTCAGACCAACTCATTGTCTCTCCTTCCCAGCCCATGGTCCCCTGGCTCTCAGACCAACTCATTGTCTCTCCTCCCCAGCCCATGGTCCCCTGGCTCTCAGACCAACTCATTGTCTCTCCTCCCCAGCCCATGGTCCCCTGGCTCTCAGACCAACTCATTGTCTCTCATCCCCAGCCCATGGTCCCCTGGCTCTCAGACCAACTCATTGTCTCTCCTCCCCAGCCCATGGTCCCCTGGCCCTCAGACCACCTCATTGTCTCTCCTCCCcagcccactgtcccctggctCTCAGACCAACTCATTGTCTCTCATCCCcagcccactgtcccctggctCTCAGACCAACTCATTGTCTCTCCTCCCCAGCCCATGGTCCCCTGGCTCTCAGACCAACTCATTGTCTCTCCTCCCcagcccactgtcccctggctCTCAGACCAACTCAttgtctctcctccccatcccatGGTCCCCTGGCTCTCAGACCAACTCATTGCCACTCCATTTGTTCCTACTGGGGTTTGTTCATTTTCCCACTGCCAGCATCCCCCtaacccatcacacacacacactatcctccTCGCTGTCCGAAAAGGGCAGGcttggagcacacacacacacacacacacacacacacacacacacacacacacacacacacacacacacacacactatcctccTCGCTGTCCGAAAAGGGCAGGCTtggagcaaacacacacacacacacacacacacacacacacacacacagtatcctcCTCGCTTGGAGCACACTGTTGAATTGTGTAGGCCACTGCTGAGACCACTCAGGTGGAACTGaaggatgaaggagagagaaaatgatGGATTGTTCTTGTTAAATTAAACAAGAATCATTCTAATATCATTCTAATACAACTAAAGTAACGAATTTGTATCCTTAACGTTGCGTTATAGCTCGTTATACAGTAACATCGCTACTCTGCTTCCGGGGGTCAGAACAGTCTGATTTAAAAACATTACCGATCAGGAAATTAAGTCTGAATGAAATGTGTGATAAATGTAAAATGCTAAACCGTCACCTGAATGTGTAGATGTTATTGCTCTACTCTTAAGTCTTGGAATCGAAAATGAATCAGACACAACTATTCAACTCTATAGAATGAATTATATATATGAGGATATTTGTCGAATTATTTTCGGGGTGGAACGAAAACCGTTAATATAGTCTATCCAGAATTGAATATCATTGTGTTTCGATATTTTAGCTATTTCTTACAGTATGTTAGATGAATTAAATCTACCCTCCTCCCAAAATTTTTTATCTAGCCAATTAGATTGTAAAATCAACCTCATTGTTCGATGCGAATAATGTTTGTTAACTAATCAAAGGCAATATCTTTACAAACAAAGTAACCCAATCTTGACTTTATATTTATTTCATGCTATTATTTAATTCATATTTATTAGACTGCCAATGCTTTTTGAacaatgaaatacagagatacacATTACAGTGACCGCTTTGGCAGCCTACAAGAGACGAGAAACAGACAGTCAAACGTTAAAGAAAAAAACGGTTAGCTATGTGACAGTGAAATAGGATGATTTTAGCAAGAGGTAGTATGATAAATATTGTATGCAGATAAAATAACacgtttaaaatgataaacgatTGATTGGGGATGTATGTATAAATGCAAAACGTTTATACAGTATTTATCCTACATAATAACACTAATCAAAGCTTATTTAAAATGTGAACTATAAGAATTTGTGATCACGAACGTTAATAAACGTAACATTTCGTTAAAGTCTTGCATTATTAAGCTTCATTGACCAACACCAATAATAACACAATCCCACTAATAACAGAAGTTTTTAGCCACAAACAACACGTATTAATCCCATCAAAACagattcaaataaataaataaattggccAAAAAAACTTAAAAACATTACAGTGTGTCATACAATACAATAcgttgttttaaatatattttccccCAATAGTTATTATTCTAAAACATCAAACGTGTCGCTTTTGAACGTGTTACAGCGATTTGATCTCTACTCGATATTTTCCGTAACAAATTCTAGAATAAGAAATGATCTTTCTCCGGAACGCTTTTAATTCCAGGGTCGATATTCTTGGTTGAGAATCGTCAGGCCTGTGTAAAAGTTCTCCTCCGTTAGTCTTTGCGTCCTGCAGTCCTTGGTGAATGAAAacatcgtcgtcgtcgtcgttgtATCCTCCAAAGATCCGTTTAGTGAGATGATCGGAGGAACTGCGCTTTCCGACACAGGGCCTTCTGTCAATAACGGAAATATAACACTTTAGAACGaccatccatatatatatatatatatatatatatatatataggcaatTTAGGTTAGACACATAAGTCAgctttatatttatatatgtatccagTGATTTTTGGTTTTGCACTCCAGATATAGGCCTTACACCTTGGTACAACCAAAACCTGTTCTATTCCTTCCATATCTATCGACAATCAGATCTTACTTTTGTGACTCTTCGTGTGGTTCTTGAGTTCTGTCGCTTCTTGGAAGGTGCTGCCACACACGTCGCACGGGTACAGCTTATCGTTGGCGTGGGTGCGTCGGACGTGGCTGTCGTGCGCGGCGTGCGAAGCAAACGCTCTCCCGCAGTGTTTACACTTGAAGGGCCGCTCTCCGGAGTGCTGGCGGATGTGCGTGCGCAGGATGCTGGAAGCGGTGAATGCCTAGAACAACGTAGAGGAGACATAGAAGTTTGAGAACACGAGTGAACTCAATAGGTTTCCGGTTCTGATAGAACGGGTAGAACGGGATACTTTGATAGCCGTGGGTTGTTTGGCAAGACTTACACGTCGGTCAATACGGCAATAGACG harbors:
- the LOC123728975 gene encoding vegetative cell wall protein gp1-like, which produces MVPWLSDHLIVSPPQPMVPWPSDHLIVSPPQPMVPWPSDHLIVSPPQPTVPWPSDHLIVSPPQPTVPWPSDHLIVSPPQPMVPWPSDHLIVSPPQPTVPWPSDHLIVSPPQPMVPWPSDHLIVSPPQPTVPWPSDHLIVSPPQPTVPWLSDQLIVSPSQPMVPWLSDQLIVSPPQPMVPWLSDQLIVSPPQPMVPWLSDQLIVSHPQPMVPWLSDQLIVSPPQPMVPWPSDHLIVSPPQPTVPWLSDQLIVSHPQPTVPWLSDQLIVSPPQPMVPWLSDQLIVSPPQPTVPWLSDQLIVSPPHPMVPWLSDQLIATPFVPTGATAETTQVELKDEGERK